In the Vanessa cardui chromosome 10, ilVanCard2.1, whole genome shotgun sequence genome, one interval contains:
- the LOC124533198 gene encoding adenosine deaminase 2-like, with product MYAAVIKYVILTLCAQTIARSIHDYNAERANLLEQEFELQVGGNIKLSDKENSANDVLMRHKQQELDESFQNPKYFNFSRHYFTYKNDIEKSKVYQIIRRMPKGAALHVHSSLMLSAERLLALTYEDHLHACFADDDLKLHFSINLPQRPCQTEWRLLSVLRNETEDIASFDENIKKHFTLYSENEEDLKYDINHVWERFDKVCHTIKDLIAYRPVREKFFYEALKEFYNDKVMYIELRSGLPVLYELDGTLHDLTHMPRIYHRVAKRFKEDHPDFIGIKLIVTMHRAKDINKIRKSIELARRIKEELPDMFAGFDLVGQEDLGKPLVDFLPALTEAKDDINYYFHGGETNWFGSSTDENLADAILLGSKRIGHGYALIKHPSLLAAVKAKDIALEVNVISNVVLSLVSDVRNHPLASYLAFGMPVVLSSDDPGAWGADPLSHDFYISFVGIASKRADLRMLKQLVINSIKYSTLDPSEKLDAFKIIFKQWDDFIEDLNTNFR from the coding sequence ATGTATGCCGCCGTTATCAAATACGTTATATTAACGTTATGTGCCCAAACAATCGCGAGGAGCATACACGACTACAACGCCGAGAGAGCTAATCTGTTGGAGCAAGAATTCGAATTACAAGTTGGTGGGAACATTAAACTGAGTGACAAAGAAAACTCGGCAAACGATGTATTAATGCGTCACAAGCAACAAGAACTCGACGAATCGTTCCAGAATCCGAAATATTTCAACTTCTCACGTCACtatttcacttataaaaatGACATCGAAAAGTCGAAAGTGTACCAGATAATAAGGAGGATGCCTAAAGGAGCCGCCCTACACGTGCATAGTTCGCTGATGCTCAGCGCGGAGCGTTTACTCGCTCTGACGTATGAGGACCACTTACATGCGTGTTTCGCGGACGACGATTTAAAATTACACTTCTCCATTAACCTCCCCCAGCGACCTTGTCAAACTGAATGGCGACTTCTCAGCGTATTAAGAAACGAAACCGAAGACATCGCGTCTTTCGACGAAAACATAAAGAAACACTTCACCCTGTATTCAGAAAACGAAGAGGATTTAAAGTATGACATCAACCACGTTTGGGAGAGGTTCGATAAAGTATGTCATACGATTAAAGATCTCATCGCGTACAGACCTGTACGGGAAAAATTCTTCTACGAGGCATTGAAAGAGTTTTACAATGACAAAGTTATGTATATCGAATTGAGAAGTGGTCTACCGGTCCTATACGAATTGGATGGAACCTTGCACGATCTGACGCACATGCCTCGAATATATCACAGAGTTGCGAAGAGATTTAAAGAAGACCATCCAGATTTTATCGGCATTAAGTTAATAGTGACAATGCACCGCGCGaaggatataaataaaatacgtaagAGCATTGAACTCGCTCGTCGAATCAAGGAGGAATTGCCGGACATGTTTGCTGGTTTCGATCTAGTAGGCCAAGAGGACCTGGGGAAACCATTAGTGGATTTCCTCCCCGCGTTGACAGAAGCGAAAGAcgatattaactattatttccACGGTGGAGAGACTAATTGGTTCGGATCATCGACGGATGAAAACCTCGCAGACGCAATCCTTTTGGGATCGAAGAGAATCGGTCATGGGTACGCATTAATTAAGCACCCATCACTCCTCGCTGCTGTGAAGGCTAAAGACATAGCTTTAGAAGTGAACGTTATATCGAATGTTGTGTTATCATTGGTGAGTGATGTTAGGAACCACCCATTAGCTTCATACTTGGCATTTGGCATGCCAGTGGTTCTGTCCAGTGATGACCCAGGGGCCTGGGGAGCGGATCCCCTATCTCATGACTTTTATATATCATTCGTTGGTATAGCTAGTAAGCGTGCTGACTTACGTATGTTAAAACAATTAgtgattaattcaattaaatacagTACATTGGACCCAAGTGAGAAATTAGATgcgttcaaaataatatttaaacaatgggACGATTTCATCGAAGACCTTAATACGAattttagataa